From a single Bacillus pseudomycoides DSM 12442 genomic region:
- the speB gene encoding agmatinase, producing the protein MKYPLTPDVKPEFCTTGTFMRLPSSNEQAKVAILGMPFDTAASFRVGARFAPQAIRQASMTLFPYHPIHHVYPFDDTNAIDIGDVSVIPHNIHRSYDLIEEAVFGLMQQGIIPIGLGGDHSVTLASLRAAAKVHGPVAMIHFDSHTDTWDTYYEEKYWHGSPFIRAHEEGLLQPDKVFQIGIRGTLNHPGDIEASNDLGYNVITTAELCNRGFESILEQMRTTIGDTPCFLTFDIDFVDPSCAPGTGTLEVGGFNSRETLNMVRSLSGFNYIGFDLVEVLPPYDQAQITSLLAATLVHDFASLIALQLKNEVNK; encoded by the coding sequence ATGAAATATCCACTAACACCAGATGTAAAACCAGAGTTTTGTACGACAGGTACATTTATGAGATTGCCATCAAGTAATGAGCAAGCAAAAGTTGCTATTTTAGGAATGCCATTTGATACTGCTGCTTCTTTTCGCGTTGGTGCTCGTTTTGCTCCACAAGCAATTCGTCAGGCATCGATGACCTTATTTCCATATCATCCAATTCACCATGTATACCCATTTGATGACACAAATGCGATTGATATTGGTGATGTTTCTGTGATTCCACATAATATTCATCGCAGCTATGATTTAATAGAGGAAGCCGTTTTTGGGTTAATGCAGCAGGGAATTATCCCGATAGGTCTTGGAGGGGATCATTCTGTTACATTAGCAAGCCTTCGTGCGGCAGCGAAAGTTCATGGACCTGTGGCAATGATTCATTTCGATTCGCACACAGATACATGGGATACATATTATGAGGAAAAATATTGGCACGGTTCGCCGTTTATACGTGCACATGAAGAAGGGCTACTACAGCCAGACAAAGTATTTCAAATTGGAATTCGTGGAACATTGAATCATCCTGGTGATATAGAAGCTAGCAATGACTTAGGATATAACGTTATTACAACAGCAGAATTATGTAATCGTGGTTTTGAAAGTATCCTTGAGCAAATGCGAACAACGATTGGCGATACACCGTGTTTCTTAACGTTTGATATTGATTTTGTAGATCCATCTTGTGCGCCTGGTACAGGGACATTAGAAGTTGGGGGATTTAACAGTCGTGAGACATTAAATATGGTGCGTTCATTAAGTGGTTTTAATTATATTGGTTTCGATTTAGTGGAAGTGTTACCGCCATATGATCAAGCTCAAATTACTTCTTTATTAGCTGCGACACTAGTACATGATTTTGCTAGTTTGATTGCGTTGCAGTTAAAAAATGAAGTGAATAAGTAA
- the msrA gene encoding peptide-methionine (S)-S-oxide reductase MsrA produces MTEKTYELATFAGGCFWCMVKPFDELPGIQKVVSGYAGGYTPNPTYEQVKSGTSGHLEVVQITFNPSIFSYQKLLDLYWPQIDPTDDGGQFFDRGPSYRTAIFYHNESQKELAEKSKLAIAESGMFKDPIVTEIRSAAPFYEAEEYHQHFYKKNPEKYAQERKESGREDFIKENWQQK; encoded by the coding sequence ATGACAGAAAAAACATACGAACTCGCAACCTTTGCAGGCGGCTGCTTTTGGTGCATGGTAAAACCATTTGATGAACTTCCAGGTATTCAAAAAGTTGTTTCAGGCTATGCTGGTGGCTACACCCCAAACCCAACATACGAACAAGTAAAGTCTGGAACATCTGGGCATTTAGAAGTTGTTCAAATTACTTTCAATCCTTCTATTTTCTCTTATCAAAAATTACTAGATTTATACTGGCCACAAATTGATCCAACTGATGATGGCGGGCAATTTTTTGACCGTGGACCATCCTATCGCACAGCGATTTTTTATCATAATGAATCGCAAAAAGAGCTAGCCGAAAAATCAAAGCTAGCAATAGCAGAAAGCGGTATGTTTAAGGATCCAATCGTGACGGAAATTCGTTCAGCTGCTCCTTTTTACGAAGCGGAAGAATATCATCAACATTTTTATAAAAAAAATCCTGAGAAATATGCTCAGGAGCGTAAAGAGTCTGGTCGTGAAGATTTTATTAAGGAAAATTGGCAACAGAAATAA
- a CDS encoding SDR family oxidoreductase: MLQGKVALVTGASRGIGRAIAKRLANDGALVAVHYGNRKSDAEETVQEIQSNGGSAFSINGNLKSLHGVESLYQSLDDKLQKHTGENKFDILVNNAGIGPGAFIEETTEDFFDRMISVNTKAPFFIIQQALSRLRDNSRIINISSAATRISLPDFIAYSMTKGAINTMTFTLAKQLGARGITVNAILPGFIKTDMNAELLSDPMMKRYATEISAFGRLGEVEDIADTAAFLASSDSRWVTGQLIDVSGGSCL; the protein is encoded by the coding sequence ATGTTACAAGGAAAAGTTGCATTGGTTACTGGAGCAAGCCGTGGAATTGGACGCGCTATTGCAAAACGCTTAGCAAACGACGGTGCATTAGTTGCTGTTCATTATGGAAATCGTAAAAGCGATGCAGAAGAAACAGTGCAGGAAATTCAATCAAATGGCGGTTCAGCTTTTTCTATAAATGGTAACCTCAAATCGTTACATGGTGTAGAATCTCTTTACCAATCTTTAGATGACAAATTGCAAAAACATACAGGTGAAAATAAATTTGATATTTTAGTAAATAACGCAGGAATCGGTCCAGGAGCCTTTATTGAAGAAACAACTGAAGACTTTTTCGATCGAATGATTTCCGTGAATACAAAAGCCCCATTTTTTATTATTCAACAGGCATTGTCACGTTTACGTGACAATAGCCGTATTATCAATATTTCATCAGCTGCAACACGAATTTCTTTACCCGATTTCATTGCCTACAGCATGACAAAAGGCGCGATCAACACAATGACTTTTACACTAGCAAAGCAACTTGGAGCAAGAGGGATTACAGTTAATGCGATACTACCAGGCTTTATTAAAACAGATATGAATGCTGAACTCTTAAGTGATCCAATGATGAAACGATATGCAACTGAAATCTCTGCTTTCGGCCGTTTAGGAGAAGTAGAAGATATTGCAGATACCGCTGCATTTCTTGCTTCCTCTGACAGCCGATGGGTTACTGGACAATTAATTGATGTGAGCGGTGGTTCTTGTTTATAA
- the ilvE gene encoding branched-chain-amino-acid transaminase, whose amino-acid sequence MGNQYIYMNGELIEKEKAVVSVYDHGFLYGDGVFEGIRSYGGNVFCLKEHLKRLYESAKSILLTIPMTIEEMEQAVLQTLQKNEYADAYIRLIVSRGKGDLGLDPRSCTKPSVIIIAEQLKLFPQEFYDNGLSVVSVASRRNMPDALDPRIKSMNYLNNVLVKIEAAQAGVLEALMLNQQGYVCEGSGDNVFIVKDGKVVTPPAYLGALEGITRNSVIELCERLNIPCEERPFTRHDVYVADEVFLTGTAAELIPVVRVDSREIGIGKPGEVTKQLTEEFKKLTRERGVRVPGLAESLA is encoded by the coding sequence ATGGGTAACCAGTATATCTATATGAATGGGGAATTAATAGAAAAAGAAAAGGCTGTTGTATCTGTTTACGACCACGGTTTTTTATATGGAGACGGCGTATTTGAAGGGATTCGTAGCTATGGCGGAAATGTATTTTGTTTAAAAGAGCATTTAAAGCGTTTATATGAATCTGCGAAATCGATTTTACTAACGATCCCGATGACAATCGAAGAGATGGAACAAGCGGTTTTACAGACACTACAAAAAAATGAATATGCAGATGCATATATTAGATTAATTGTTTCAAGAGGAAAAGGGGATTTAGGGCTGGATCCAAGAAGCTGCACGAAACCAAGTGTCATTATCATTGCTGAACAGTTAAAGTTGTTCCCGCAAGAGTTTTATGATAACGGTCTTAGTGTTGTATCTGTTGCTTCAAGGCGTAACATGCCAGATGCACTTGATCCACGTATTAAGTCGATGAATTATTTAAATAACGTATTAGTAAAGATTGAAGCAGCACAAGCAGGTGTGCTAGAAGCACTTATGTTAAATCAACAAGGATATGTTTGTGAAGGATCGGGAGATAACGTGTTCATTGTGAAAGATGGAAAAGTAGTAACGCCACCTGCATATTTAGGGGCTCTTGAAGGGATTACAAGGAATAGTGTCATTGAACTTTGTGAAAGGTTAAATATTCCTTGTGAAGAAAGACCATTTACTCGTCACGATGTATATGTAGCGGATGAAGTGTTTTTAACAGGAACTGCTGCTGAATTAATTCCAGTTGTAAGAGTGGATTCAAGAGAAATCGGAATTGGAAAACCAGGAGAAGTAACGAAACAGTTAACAGAAGAATTTAAAAAGTTAACGAGAGAGCGAGGAGTGCGCGTTCCGGGACTAGCAGAAAGCTTAGCTTAA
- the ilvB gene encoding acetolactate synthase large subunit → MKEQHAVCDEVDHGEVKKVTGAGHVIQCLKKLGVTTVFGYPGGAILPVYDALYRSGLKHVLTRHEQAAIHGAEGYARASGEVGVVFATSGPGATNLVTGLADAYMDSIPLVVITGQVATPLIGKDGFQEADVVGITMPVTKHNYQVRDVNQLSRILQEAYYIAKSGRPGPVLIDIPKDVQNSIVTNVFEGEVQIPGYKPRIEPDKMQLESVAEAISKADRPLLYIGGGVIHADASEELLTFARENRIPVVSTLMGLGAYPPGDPLFLGMLGMHGTYAANMAVTECDLLLALGVRFDDRVTGKLELFSPHSKKVHIDIDPAELHKNVKVEYPVVGDVKRALHMLVDMRIECQTDSWVERVRTWQKEYPLSYEQSESKLKPQHVIHLVSELTNGEAIVTTEVGQHQMWAAHFYKAQKPRTFLTSGGLGTMGFGFPAAIGAQLAFEDKPVVCIAGDASFQMNIQELQTIAENNIPVKVFIINNKFLGMVRQWQEMFYESRLSESQIGSPDFVKVAEAYGVKGLRATNPIEAKQVMLEAFCHQGPVVVDFCVEEGENVFPMVPPNKGNHEMIMKRWQE, encoded by the coding sequence ATGAAGGAACAACATGCAGTGTGTGATGAAGTGGATCATGGAGAAGTAAAAAAAGTAACAGGTGCCGGACATGTTATTCAATGTTTAAAGAAATTAGGTGTAACAACAGTGTTTGGCTATCCGGGCGGAGCTATTTTACCAGTTTACGATGCGCTGTATCGCAGTGGTTTGAAACATGTTTTAACGCGTCATGAACAAGCAGCTATTCATGGAGCAGAAGGGTATGCGAGAGCTTCTGGAGAGGTCGGGGTAGTATTTGCTACCTCCGGCCCTGGGGCTACAAACTTAGTTACTGGTTTAGCAGATGCGTATATGGATTCGATTCCTTTAGTAGTAATTACAGGGCAAGTAGCAACACCTCTCATTGGAAAAGATGGTTTTCAAGAAGCGGACGTTGTGGGAATCACAATGCCGGTTACAAAGCATAATTATCAAGTACGAGATGTGAATCAGCTATCACGTATATTGCAGGAAGCATATTATATTGCCAAAAGTGGACGACCGGGTCCGGTGTTAATTGATATTCCAAAGGATGTTCAAAATTCTATTGTAACGAATGTTTTTGAAGGAGAAGTTCAAATTCCTGGTTATAAGCCACGGATCGAACCAGACAAAATGCAGCTGGAGAGCGTGGCGGAGGCAATTTCAAAAGCAGATCGCCCGCTACTGTATATCGGCGGCGGTGTCATTCATGCAGATGCATCTGAAGAGCTTCTAACATTTGCAAGAGAGAACCGTATTCCAGTTGTTTCGACTTTAATGGGACTCGGCGCTTATCCGCCGGGAGATCCACTGTTTTTAGGAATGCTAGGCATGCATGGTACGTATGCCGCAAATATGGCAGTAACGGAATGCGATTTACTTCTTGCCTTAGGTGTTCGTTTTGACGACCGAGTAACAGGAAAGTTAGAACTATTTTCACCTCATTCTAAAAAGGTACATATCGATATTGATCCAGCGGAACTTCATAAAAATGTGAAAGTAGAATATCCAGTCGTTGGAGATGTGAAGCGAGCGTTGCACATGTTGGTAGATATGCGAATAGAGTGCCAAACTGATTCATGGGTAGAGAGAGTAAGAACATGGCAAAAAGAATACCCGCTGTCATATGAACAGAGTGAATCAAAATTAAAGCCGCAGCATGTGATTCATTTAGTAAGTGAATTAACAAATGGTGAAGCAATTGTGACCACAGAAGTTGGGCAGCATCAAATGTGGGCAGCACATTTTTATAAGGCGCAAAAGCCGCGAACATTTCTAACATCTGGTGGACTAGGAACGATGGGATTTGGATTCCCAGCAGCAATCGGTGCTCAGCTTGCATTTGAGGATAAGCCAGTTGTCTGTATTGCGGGAGATGCTTCATTTCAAATGAACATTCAAGAATTGCAAACAATTGCAGAAAACAATATTCCAGTGAAAGTTTTTATTATTAATAACAAGTTTTTAGGTATGGTCAGACAATGGCAAGAGATGTTCTATGAAAGTCGTTTATCAGAATCACAGATTGGATCGCCTGATTTTGTAAAAGTAGCAGAAGCATATGGAGTAAAAGGTTTGCGCGCTACAAATCCGATTGAAGCGAAACAAGTCATGTTAGAAGCATTTTGTCATCAAGGACCAGTTGTTGTTGATTTTTGTGTAGAAGAGGGCGAAAACGTATTTCCAATGGTCCCTCCTAATAAAGGGAATCATGAAATGATTATGAAGAGGTGGCAAGAATGA
- a CDS encoding ACT domain-containing protein, with amino-acid sequence MSHTFSLVVNNDPGVLLRVSGIFARRGYNISFLNLNEGETREISEMKLTTVCTENEAILLVNQLKKLIDVLQVNKL; translated from the coding sequence ATGAGTCATACTTTTTCACTCGTTGTCAATAACGACCCTGGAGTTTTACTAAGAGTAAGTGGAATTTTTGCTCGGCGTGGTTATAATATTTCTTTTTTAAATTTAAATGAAGGAGAAACAAGAGAGATTTCGGAAATGAAACTTACGACAGTTTGTACAGAAAATGAAGCGATATTGCTCGTAAATCAGTTAAAAAAGTTAATTGATGTCTTGCAAGTAAATAAATTATAA
- a CDS encoding ketol-acid reductoisomerase produces the protein MKTYYEKDANLEVLAGKTVAVVGYGSQGHAQAQNLRDSGVHVVVGVRPGKSFNVAKADGFEVMSVSEAVRTADVVQVLLPDEQQAHVYRNEVEKNLREGQMLLFSHGFNIHFGQIQPPSYVDVAMVAPKSPGHLVRRVFQEGNGVPALVAVYQNATGNAFDVALAYAKGVGCTRAGVIETSFQEETETDLFGEQAVLCGGVTALVKAGFETLTEGGYRPEIAYFECLHELKLIVDLMYEGGLTNMRHSISDTAEFGDYVTGSRIVTDETKKEMKRVLAEIQQGEFAKKWILENQAGRPTYNAMKKAEQNHQLEKVGAELREMMTWIQQPKGKELVKK, from the coding sequence ATGAAAACATATTATGAAAAAGATGCAAATTTAGAGGTATTAGCAGGGAAAACGGTGGCAGTAGTTGGTTATGGGTCACAAGGTCATGCGCAAGCTCAAAATTTACGTGATTCCGGTGTTCATGTTGTAGTGGGTGTTCGTCCAGGAAAATCTTTTAACGTAGCGAAAGCGGATGGTTTTGAAGTAATGTCAGTTTCAGAAGCGGTAAGAACCGCAGACGTTGTACAAGTATTATTGCCAGATGAACAGCAGGCGCATGTATATCGAAATGAAGTAGAAAAGAATCTTCGCGAAGGACAGATGTTGCTTTTCTCACATGGATTTAATATTCACTTTGGACAAATTCAGCCACCAAGTTACGTAGATGTAGCGATGGTTGCGCCAAAAAGTCCAGGACATCTTGTTCGCCGCGTATTTCAAGAAGGAAATGGTGTTCCAGCTTTAGTTGCCGTTTATCAAAATGCGACTGGAAACGCTTTTGATGTAGCTCTTGCATATGCCAAAGGAGTTGGTTGTACACGTGCTGGTGTAATTGAAACATCATTCCAAGAAGAAACAGAGACGGATTTATTTGGAGAACAGGCTGTATTATGCGGTGGGGTAACTGCACTTGTGAAAGCAGGCTTTGAAACGTTAACAGAAGGTGGATATCGTCCGGAGATTGCATATTTCGAATGCTTACATGAGCTAAAGTTAATTGTTGATTTAATGTACGAAGGTGGTCTAACGAATATGCGCCATTCTATTTCAGATACAGCAGAGTTTGGTGACTATGTAACAGGATCTAGAATTGTTACAGATGAAACGAAAAAAGAAATGAAACGAGTTCTTGCGGAGATTCAGCAAGGCGAATTTGCAAAGAAATGGATTTTAGAAAATCAAGCAGGACGTCCAACTTACAATGCGATGAAAAAGGCAGAGCAAAATCATCAACTTGAAAAAGTAGGAGCAGAATTACGAGAGATGATGACTTGGATCCAGCAGCCAAAGGGGAAAGAGTTAGTGAAAAAGTAG
- the ilvD gene encoding dihydroxy-acid dehydratase produces MRSDMIKKGFDKAPHRSLLKATGLKDEDFDKPFVAICNSFIEIIPGHKHLNEFGRLVKEAVRAAGMVPFEFNTIGVDDGIAMGHIGMRYSLPSREIIADSVETVVNAHWFDGMICIPNCDKITPGMMMAALRVNIPTVFVSGGPMAAGKTSKGEVVDLSSVFEGVGAYQSGRISEEELKDIEDHGCPSCGSCSGMFTANSMNCLCEVLGLALPGNGSILATDPRREELIQQAAEKLKVLIECDIKPRDIVTEEAIDDAFALDMAMGGSTNTVLHTLAIAQEAGLDYDMSRIDAVSRRVPHLCKVSPASNWHMEDIDRAGGISAILKELSRKEGVLHLDRITATGQTLRENIAHAEIQDKEVIHSLENPHSEEGGLRILKGNLAKDGAVIKSGATEVKRFEGPCVIFGSQDEALAGIMLGKVKKGDVVVIRYEGPRGGPGMPEMLAPTSAIAGMGLGADVALLTDGRFSGASRGISVGHISPEAAAGGEIALLEQGDIVCIDVEERLLEVRVSDEELEKRRKEWRKPELKVKTGWLGRYAQMVTSANTGAVLKMQNFD; encoded by the coding sequence ATGAGAAGTGACATGATTAAAAAGGGATTTGACAAAGCACCACATCGTAGTTTATTAAAAGCAACTGGTTTAAAAGATGAAGACTTTGATAAGCCGTTTGTAGCAATTTGTAATTCTTTCATTGAAATTATTCCAGGTCATAAACATTTAAATGAATTTGGTCGTCTTGTAAAAGAAGCGGTACGTGCAGCTGGTATGGTTCCGTTTGAGTTTAATACAATTGGGGTAGATGATGGGATTGCGATGGGGCATATCGGTATGCGCTATTCGCTCCCAAGCCGTGAAATTATCGCCGATTCAGTGGAAACGGTAGTAAATGCACACTGGTTTGATGGGATGATTTGTATTCCGAACTGTGACAAAATCACACCAGGTATGATGATGGCCGCATTACGTGTTAACATTCCGACTGTATTTGTTTCTGGTGGTCCAATGGCTGCAGGGAAAACATCAAAAGGAGAAGTAGTCGACTTAAGTTCCGTTTTTGAAGGGGTAGGTGCCTATCAATCTGGGAGAATTTCAGAAGAAGAGTTAAAGGATATTGAAGATCACGGTTGTCCATCTTGTGGTTCTTGTTCAGGTATGTTCACTGCAAATTCAATGAACTGTTTATGTGAAGTATTAGGGCTTGCGCTTCCTGGGAATGGTAGCATTTTAGCAACAGACCCAAGGCGTGAAGAACTAATTCAACAAGCAGCTGAAAAATTAAAAGTATTAATTGAATGTGATATTAAACCACGAGATATCGTAACAGAAGAAGCGATTGACGATGCATTTGCATTAGATATGGCGATGGGAGGATCAACAAATACGGTATTACATACGTTAGCAATCGCACAGGAAGCGGGACTTGATTATGATATGAGCCGAATTGATGCAGTTTCAAGACGCGTTCCACATTTATGTAAAGTGAGCCCAGCTTCTAATTGGCATATGGAAGATATTGATCGTGCAGGTGGTATCAGCGCTATTTTAAAAGAGTTAAGTAGAAAAGAAGGTGTACTCCATCTGGACCGTATTACAGCTACTGGCCAGACATTACGAGAAAACATCGCTCATGCAGAAATTCAAGATAAAGAAGTAATTCACTCTCTTGAAAATCCTCATAGTGAAGAAGGTGGTCTGCGTATATTAAAAGGAAACCTTGCAAAAGATGGTGCTGTTATTAAAAGTGGTGCAACAGAAGTGAAACGTTTCGAAGGACCATGTGTTATTTTTGGGTCTCAAGACGAGGCGCTTGCAGGGATTATGCTAGGTAAAGTGAAAAAAGGAGATGTTGTTGTTATTCGTTATGAAGGCCCAAGAGGTGGACCTGGTATGCCAGAAATGTTAGCTCCAACTTCAGCAATTGCTGGTATGGGATTAGGCGCAGATGTTGCACTATTAACAGATGGTCGGTTTTCAGGTGCATCACGCGGCATTTCAGTAGGACATATTTCACCAGAAGCTGCTGCTGGCGGAGAGATTGCACTTCTCGAGCAAGGCGATATTGTATGTATTGATGTAGAGGAACGTTTACTTGAAGTGAGAGTAAGTGATGAAGAATTAGAAAAACGGAGAAAAGAATGGAGAAAACCAGAGCTAAAAGTGAAAACAGGATGGCTTGGGCGCTATGCACAAATGGTAACATCAGCGAATACAGGTGCAGTGCTAAAAATGCAAAATTTTGATTAA
- the ilvA gene encoding threonine ammonia-lyase IlvA, whose protein sequence is MVQNVRERVKIEDILVAHNHMKDIVNKTPLQRDSVLSEKYECDVYVKREDLQVIRSFKIRGAYNLIQSLSKEQLQNGVVCASAGNHAQGVAYTCNLLKIQSKIFMPTTTPKQKVSQVQFFGGTYAEIVLVGDTFDSSFQEAQRYCEENSMMFVHPFDDPYVIAGQGTVAVEILHDMEKHVDYVFTAIGGGGLASGIGTYVKGVSPTTKVIGVEPKGAASMKEAFLQNENVALEKIDSFVDGAAVKKVGKLTFETCKDVLDDIVLIPEGKICTTILELYKKNAIVAEPAGALSIAALDFYKDEIKGKTVVCTLSGGNNDIDRMQEMKERSLIYEGLKHYFIIEFPQRSGALREFLDKGLGSEDDITRFEYIKKHNKENGPALVGVELKHKEDYEPLITRFRENNIQFMELNKNPVLFDLLI, encoded by the coding sequence ATGGTGCAAAATGTAAGGGAGAGAGTGAAAATCGAAGATATCCTTGTGGCTCATAATCATATGAAGGATATCGTCAATAAAACACCGCTCCAGCGGGATTCAGTTTTATCTGAGAAATATGAATGTGATGTATATGTGAAACGAGAAGACTTACAAGTAATTCGTTCGTTTAAAATTCGAGGTGCTTACAATTTAATTCAAAGCTTATCGAAAGAACAATTACAAAATGGGGTTGTATGTGCTAGTGCTGGTAATCATGCGCAAGGGGTTGCTTATACGTGTAATTTATTGAAGATTCAGTCTAAAATTTTTATGCCAACAACAACACCTAAGCAAAAAGTATCTCAAGTACAATTTTTTGGTGGTACTTATGCGGAAATTGTGTTAGTTGGAGACACATTTGATAGTTCTTTCCAAGAAGCGCAGCGCTATTGTGAGGAAAATAGCATGATGTTTGTTCATCCGTTTGATGATCCATATGTAATTGCGGGTCAAGGGACAGTCGCTGTTGAAATCTTACACGATATGGAGAAACATGTGGATTATGTCTTCACAGCAATTGGTGGCGGTGGTTTAGCATCAGGTATTGGTACATATGTAAAAGGTGTGAGTCCTACGACAAAAGTAATCGGTGTGGAACCAAAGGGAGCAGCATCGATGAAAGAAGCTTTTTTACAAAATGAAAACGTGGCCCTAGAAAAAATCGATAGTTTCGTTGATGGAGCAGCTGTCAAAAAGGTAGGGAAATTAACCTTTGAAACGTGTAAAGACGTATTGGATGATATTGTATTGATTCCTGAAGGGAAAATTTGTACAACGATTTTAGAATTGTACAAAAAAAATGCAATCGTTGCGGAGCCAGCTGGTGCTCTTTCAATTGCAGCACTCGATTTTTATAAGGACGAAATTAAAGGGAAAACCGTTGTTTGTACGTTAAGTGGTGGGAATAACGATATTGATAGAATGCAGGAAATGAAAGAACGCTCTCTCATTTACGAAGGGTTAAAACATTATTTTATTATTGAATTTCCGCAACGTTCAGGAGCATTGCGAGAATTTCTTGATAAAGGATTAGGATCAGAGGATGACATCACTCGTTTTGAGTATATTAAAAAACATAATAAAGAAAATGGACCTGCACTCGTTGGAGTGGAGCTAAAACATAAAGAAGATTATGAACCGTTAATTACCCGTTTTCGAGAAAATAATATTCAATTTATGGAGTTAAATAAAAATCCTGTTTTGTTTGATTTGTTAATTTAA
- a CDS encoding DUF554 domain-containing protein gives MVILGAVVNGICILIGTILGKLLSNIPESMKGTVMHTIGLAVTVLGLQMGLKSENFLVVIISLVIGSVIGEWLELEGKLKSLGDWLEKKVGSKGEGSISLGFVTATLIFAIGAMGILGALDSGIRGNHDVLFTKAIIDGFISLILTTTLGIGVLFSAIPVILYEGGIAIFATQINSFVPEKLMNQFIVEMTATGGIMIFAIGLNLLGFIKIKVANLLPGIVVVGIIVSIIYGYDLYV, from the coding sequence ATGGTTATATTAGGAGCAGTAGTGAACGGAATTTGTATACTAATTGGTACTATATTAGGTAAACTATTAAGTAATATTCCAGAAAGTATGAAAGGGACAGTTATGCATACAATTGGTTTAGCTGTTACTGTACTTGGTCTTCAAATGGGATTAAAAAGCGAAAACTTTCTTGTTGTAATTATAAGTCTTGTTATTGGTTCAGTGATTGGAGAATGGTTGGAGTTAGAAGGAAAGTTAAAGAGTTTAGGGGATTGGCTAGAAAAAAAGGTTGGCTCAAAAGGAGAAGGGAGTATATCTCTTGGATTTGTGACAGCTACATTAATCTTTGCTATCGGAGCAATGGGGATACTTGGAGCTTTGGATAGCGGTATTCGTGGAAATCATGATGTGCTATTTACAAAAGCAATTATTGATGGATTTATTTCGCTTATTTTAACGACAACGCTTGGAATAGGCGTACTATTTTCAGCAATACCAGTCATTTTATATGAGGGAGGTATTGCGATTTTCGCGACGCAAATTAATAGTTTTGTACCAGAGAAGCTAATGAATCAGTTTATCGTAGAAATGACTGCGACTGGTGGGATTATGATTTTTGCAATTGGACTCAATTTACTTGGTTTTATTAAAATTAAAGTGGCAAATTTATTGCCTGGGATAGTGGTAGTTGGGATTATTGTTTCTATTATATATGGATATGATTTGTATGTTTAG
- a CDS encoding ABC transporter permease gives MLWLKTIQAEFYKIKKTKIWTLLFLSPILAGVIAYANASNYPDYKHWELIYNIMIMVHGMLLLPLLTGIFTAFICRYEHSNGGWKQLLVQPISRYHVYIIKFLFILLFIGAMQVFFIISYISVGQLLHVPGPFPLATIVKSVVGGWIATLPLIALQLWVSSIWSSFAAPIALNVIASIPAMIIANSARFGPIYPWSQPFLAMLPKEGSGLFYISVQTLVFVVIGSFVIVFIGGFVHFMKKAY, from the coding sequence ATGCTTTGGCTTAAAACCATACAAGCTGAATTTTATAAAATTAAAAAAACCAAAATATGGACATTACTATTTTTAAGCCCGATTTTAGCAGGAGTAATAGCTTATGCAAATGCCTCAAACTATCCCGATTATAAACATTGGGAGTTAATTTATAATATCATGATAATGGTACATGGTATGTTGCTTCTTCCATTATTAACAGGCATTTTCACTGCATTTATTTGCCGATATGAACATTCAAATGGTGGTTGGAAACAACTTTTAGTACAACCTATATCACGATATCACGTCTATATTATAAAATTTCTCTTTATTCTCTTATTTATAGGTGCGATGCAAGTCTTCTTCATTATAAGTTATATTAGCGTTGGACAACTTTTGCATGTCCCTGGGCCATTCCCTCTAGCTACTATAGTAAAAAGTGTAGTAGGCGGCTGGATTGCTACCCTCCCTTTAATCGCCTTACAATTATGGGTTTCAAGTATTTGGTCCAGCTTTGCAGCACCGATTGCTTTAAATGTTATAGCTTCCATACCCGCTATGATAATTGCGAATTCTGCAAGGTTCGGTCCCATCTATCCATGGTCCCAACCTTTTCTCGCTATGCTTCCTAAAGAAGGCTCTGGGCTGTTTTATATCTCTGTTCAAACACTAGTATTTGTCGTAATCGGGAGCTTTGTGATTGTATTTATAGGTGGCTTTGTTCATTTTATGAAAAAAGCATATTAA